Below is a window of Sceloporus undulatus isolate JIND9_A2432 ecotype Alabama chromosome 9, SceUnd_v1.1, whole genome shotgun sequence DNA.
TGCAAACTCCATCACAGAGGAGAAGGACACCCAGCGCCCTTGGAGACTAACATGCTGAAAAGCTTGGAAGTTCCTTGAGGAGGGCTGGGATTCATGGAACAAAGAAAGGTGACAGGAGGAGGGAGCACATCTTTGGTGAAGGCAAGGGGGCAAATCTTCTTGCCCCCACCCTTCTGGACTTGTTCCATGGCCCTGTGCTAAGCCTTGCACTCTTGTGTATAGCACAGAACACAAGCCACACTAATGGAGGGCACTGGTTCAGACAGAAACAGCCCAAATCTGCGCCCAGACCCAAGTTCATCCCACTTGGTAAACAAACAAGATGTGAACCTTCTATAAGGCCTCCTTGGAAACAGCTGCTGCTGGTGCCACCATCCCCTTCACCAGGCACAAAGGGGGTCAGAAAGAGGTTTCACTGAGTCGCTGTCGGGACGGAGCCAGCGGGAGGCTTGGAGGTTCTGTGGAGGCCTGGCTTGGGTTGGGGGTTCTTTGGACTGCAGGACTGGCACTGAGCCGCCCATGTCTGGGTCTGGTCCCCAGTTCCCTAGAGCGGTTGCCCCACAGGCTTTCTGGCTGAGCAAACTcggcggaggaggaagaacaaCGGGCAAGTTCCTGACACCGTTCGATGAAGCTCCCACCCTGACGTCTCCTGTCGAGGCTTCCTCGTTGCTGCAAGTCAGGCTGAGTCAGGGGCTCACGGCTCAAGCGGCAGGAGAGGGCTGGGGAGGCCCTGACTGGTTTCTCCCGAGCTCCATCAACACTTTGgaattgaaggctgctgagagaacaaaggcgggttacaatttCCAaagggggattatgggagctacaTCAGTCTGCTGTAAGAAAAACAAGGGAATATCTTGCTATGGCCCCTCAAAAGACTAAAACAGGATTATGACAGCATGAGCATGAGGGAGAACAGTCACTTTCACTAGAGACATGGAGTGTTAAGACAGAGTTTCAACTTTCCCTCCTTCCACATTACAGATTTAAGATTCCACACAAAAAACTCAGACAGACCACAGGCCTATGTGTTCTCCCAAAATAGAGGGCAGACATTTCTCAGTTCATCCTGCTGTCCCTATGAGTAAGGCAGAGCTCACAAGTAGGTTCACTCTGAAGTCTGGAATCTCTAGCCTTAAGTGTGGGCCAGAGTTGGGGGAGGGATTTTTTGAACCTCCCACTCCCATCAAACACACATGGTGCAACCAGTCTCTACCTGGCACTGGCAGCCAAGGGAAGATGTGTGGGGGTGAAAGATCCAGCTGGGCTCATCTCGAGGGGGTGGGTGAGTGCcaagtcacactgtttcagctcctgcagaagctcctcctctgaGAGGCCACCTGTATCTGAAGAATGGAGGTAGAGAAGGTGGGAGTTTATTGGCACATCAACATACATGGTGAGGCAGGGACTATTCAGCCAGTCCAATCTCCTGGGAAGGCCTGGTGCTGTGCTTCAAGCAGCCAATGGTGCCACCCTCCATAAACACAAGCATTTCCTTTAGAGCACTCTGCCCATCATCCCACAGCCCACCCTGGGTACCTGGCACTTGGTCTACCATCTCCATGGCAGTGGTGAGGTCCCACATCTGGACGCTGCCATTGCTGTGGCCAGTGAAGAGGTAGCGGCGTGGGCGGGATCCAATGCGGCTGGAGCCCTCACACTCCTGCACCATGAAGGCTGTGATGGGAGAGCCATCCACGGAGCACACTTCACAGACCCTGTCacagggggagaaaaagaaaaggagcctGGATATCCAGCTCAGGAGCAGGCAAACTGGCAGGGGGGACGATGCATGGGCAAGACTGCCAAGGGGTGACTTTGATTCCCCAGCCCAGCACAACAGGAAGACACTTTAAGGCTCTCAGACGTACTGCTCCTGACTCCTGATGTGTGCATGGCACACATCTCCTCCAAAAGCCACTACGTGCTGGTGGAAAGCAGGTTTCCTGAAAAGACTGGCAAAACTGTGCATGGCCAATCATCTCAGCACCTTAGCATTTGCTACTGACACAAAGAACACTGATGTCCTTTCCCACCTCTATGCTGTGGGGCTTCCAGCCCCCCAAGTATGATGCTGCCTCTTAAGCAGGGATGGGCAGAGTGTGCCTTGCTTGCACCCCCTTTACCCCTTTAATTTTCTGTGGTTCTTGAAGCTTCCCTCTGAGCATCTCAAAGCCACATAAGCTTaccattttatttgtttgaaaaaaaataatttagagtGATTTGTGGGCAATGCTTTTGAAAAGCCACCCATATGCATGAAGACATGTGAAAATATACCACTCTGAGCCATGTACATCCCCCAAATACCATTATTTCTTCTTTAGTCGCTCTCAAAATAGTGACACAAACTGATGGGAAATCACTTGCTCTGCCATTTTGAGGACTGCAAAACGAACGATATGTGCTTGCCATGTGGGGGAGTGTGGCCCTGGAAGGGTTGTGTGGGGAAATTAACACTCCCTTCCACATACAACTGTCCACCCTTGCTCTTAAGACTCTGAACTGTGTCCATGAGTCAGATCCCCCAGTTCCACACCCAAATCAGCCCTGGGTTCCAGCAGACCCACCTCTTCCCTGTAGAGGAGAGTCGTACATACAGCTTGCTAGCATCTGGCACCACCTTCTGGAGGAACACTTGCTGGTCATCCCGTTCACCAAACGGACCTTTAGGTAATAAAATACATAAGCCAGGTCACAAGCATTTCCAGAAGTCCCCAAAGGTCAGCCCCTTCCTTCTCCCAGCCAGCTCTACCTACCAATGTCTGTGCCAGCGCTGCAGCCCCCATGTCCATCCATGGACTCCAGGGCTAAGATCTTGAAGGAGGCCAGTGGGGTGGAGCCAGGTTGGGTGGAAATCATCCCACGGAACCGGGTCACTGTCCAGGTACGGACATGATTGTTGTCAGCACAGACTAGCAAAAAGAATGCGGATGAAGATGGGTGTGAGAGTGAAACATGAGGACGGAAGTACTTTCAGATCATGCTACCCTCATTCTATTAAGGTTTGTCAGCCATCCTATGgcctgcaacacacacacacaactgtatgGGGCCCATTACCTGAGATGAGGTGCCTTTCTGAAAGCATCACCTTGGTGACAGGGCTGCGGTGGACAGCAAAGGTCTGGAAGAGCTGGGGCCCTGACCCCACAGTCTCCGGGTGTTTGACAATCACCCGCACCATCCCTGAGCTGGTGCCATAGGCAATCTCAATCCAATTTCCGCTGTCACCTGTGCAAGGAAGCAATGATATATGTGTCACACTCCTGTAGACAAAGATGTTTgatcttatgtgccttcaagtcaaatgtgacttatggtgaccccatcatagggttttcttggcaagatttgtttagaggaagctTGTCACTGTCTTcattttaggctgagagagtgtgacatacccaacggatctccatggctgagtggggatttgaaccctcatctcccagagtcataggccaatactcaaatcaTTATACTACGCTGGTTCTTAAAGATGGGTGTAGGGAGGTTCACATCTAGTGGCTTagaaatgggaaggaaagaaaagacccCTAACATTTCTTGTTCTGGAAGTGAGATCAAACCAACTAGGAACTGGGATGTCAGGTAGGACAAAATGACGCAAAAACCCcaagaactgtgtgtgtgtgtgtgtggggggggggacaaagttGTCTGAGCAAACAGGGAGAGGGAAGACAGTGCATCTGCATCTAACCCCACATTCTGTTTGAAGCTTGGAGGACTCCTTACTGCATTTCGGTGTGAGATACACGCTAAGTGCAgtgatggcatcttcagagggatcACGGTACAGCTCTGTCACGAGAAGATCATTATCCTTCATGCGCAGTGGAAACTTCTGTACATCTGTTTGGAGCATGGAGAGAAAGCCACATGGGGCACGTGATCAGCTGGGCCCACACAGATTTCAATCAGTTACTGGTCCCTTGTCTGCCCTCTCTGCACATTAGTTCCTGACACTCAGTTCCTGGGAAAGCCTGGCTATAACTTTCATGCCGATAACTGGAGCCCCTCCATTCCACTTTTCCCCTTGTTCTGACTTACCTACATAGTAGATAGAGCCATTGTTGCATCCCAGGAGCAAGAAGGAACCAGCAGCATCATAGCTGTTGATTGGGACCATCTCCTGAGTCTATGGAGGCACAAAGGAGAACTGTCAAAGGTGAGACTAAGTGGGTGGGTGGTGAGCTGAAACAGGGCTATGGACCAGGCTTTCAAGCTCTGCTTATCAGCCACTGTTCTCTATTATCCTGAAAGATGGTAATGAGGAGACCCCCACAATGCATTACTGGACCTGGGGAGGAGTCATGATGGGGAAGAGGTTATGAGAAGAAAGAATTTTCCTTGCCTGCAGAAGGCTGCCCATAAGTGGAATGGCCCACAAAACTTTGATTTAGTGTTGAGCATCTGAGCCTTGAAGCAGCCTATTCTCCCTGCTCCCAGACATTTTCCTTGGCCAGATGCTGCCAACAAGTTCTTAGCCCTATAGCAGGCTGATAGGATAGGTCAGGATTCATCCCACCTGTCCCTCTCCCTCACCTGCCAGTGTTTGGTGACAGCATTCCAGACACCAATCTTGCCCGTGTGGCTGGTGGCAATGAGCTGGCTGCCCACAAAGAACAGGCCTTCTACAGGAACTCCCAAGTGGAACACACCTAGCAAGGAGATACAGAGAATTGGGAGAAGAACATGAGACGAGAAAGGGAACTGGATGTGACCAAAGTAAGCTTCTCTAGGCCAATTCTCACCTCTCAGTCCTCAACATTCATAAAACCTACTGACAGGGAACCAACTGAGTTTGGAAAAGGATGGGGGAGGCTGACATAAAGGACAAGAAAACTCTCATCCCGCCCCAGTCCATGGTTGCTGAAACTCCCAAAATGGAAAGATTGTAGCCAGCTACAAGCAAGACCACAAGCCTAAAACATCAACAGTGGCAGCTAAAATATACATTGGTGCTAGGAACATTCCTTCTGCTCTGCCCCAGATTTCTTTGGGCTCCTCACCAATCTCATTGCCATTTCCATCAGACTGGAGAGCCCACAGGAGGATCTCGCTGCAGGAAGCAGCAGCCACCATCTTGTCACTGTCACCCAAGGAACCGCCAAGCACCCGTGCATTCAGTGCCACCCGTTCAATGACCCAGTCCAGCCGGGGACTGCAGAATGCCAGCTGCCAACCAGAGGTCTCTTTCATCCTGTGAAGCAAAGACTGCCATCAGACTGTGGGCCAACAGAAGACAGGGCTCTCTGCTCCACCCCCACATCTCCTGTTGCATCTTCCAATATGGCATGTACCTGTAACAGACGAGGAACTGAGCATAGGCCACTGCTAtccaattgtggtgcccacacaCA
It encodes the following:
- the SHKBP1 gene encoding LOW QUALITY PROTEIN: SH3KBP1-binding protein 1 (The sequence of the model RefSeq protein was modified relative to this genomic sequence to represent the inferred CDS: deleted 1 base in 1 codon), with product MAAEAAVAAAGAELIQLNVGGRRFSTSRQTLTWIPDSFFSSLLSGRISTLKDETGAIFIDRDPEVFAPILNFLRTKELDIRRTNISLLLHEAQFYGITPLVRRLQLHEELERSSCGSVLFNGYLPPPVFPAKRWNRHSVTGAQLAVRSGTLVERALVRRSNTMPPNLGNAGLLGRLLEERSSGPGAANDPGMVRLVCGHHNWIAVAYAQFLVCYRMKETSGWQLAFCSPRLDWVIERVALNARVLGGSLGDSDKMVAAASCSEILLWALQSDGNGNEIGVFHLGVPVEGLFFVGSQLIATSHTGKIGVWNAVTKHWQTQEMVPINSYDAAGSFLLLGCNNGSIYYVDVQKFPLRMKDNDLLVTELYRDPSEDAITALSVYLTPKCSDSGNWIEIAYGTSSGMVRVIVKHPETVGSGPQLFQTFAVHRSPVTKVMLSERHLISVCADNNHVRTWTVTRFRGMISTQPGSTPLASFKILALESMDGHGGCSAGTDIGPFGERDDQQVFLQKVVPDASKLYVRLSSTGKRVCEVCSVDGSPITAFMVQECEGSSRIGSRPRRYLFTGHSNGSVQMWDLTTAMEMVDQVPDTGGLSEEELLQELKQCDLALTHPLEMSPAGSFTPTHLPLAASASSLQFQSVDGAREKPVRASPALSCRLSREPLTQPDLQQRGSLDRRRQGGSFIERCQELARCSSSSAEFAQPESLWGNRSRELGTRPRHGRLSASPAVQRTPNPSQASTEPPSLPLAPSRQRLSETSF